From a single Silene latifolia isolate original U9 population chromosome 6, ASM4854445v1, whole genome shotgun sequence genomic region:
- the LOC141587054 gene encoding AMP deaminase-like, with the protein MDNYSLHLAMAALVGASFVAVSAYYMHRKTLSQLLDFAKSLENERRREEDAAAAAADEDDVVPRHFRRRRKKSVGPYRRGSASMSDVTTVGGGGEVDGDDKRNGVLPVDGIPVGLPRLRTLSEGKATSLASSASRSTHLIRPTSPKSPGASAFESVEGSDDDDDFTDNSKLDPAYLLSNGNTGSETKSQYQDLPGDSNNGDQIPIATTSMIRSHSVSGDLHGVQPDPIAADILRKEPEQETFVRLKISPSETPAPDEVESYLVLQECLELRESYVFREGIAPWEREIISDPSTPKPNLNPFQYTPEKKTDHIFRMEDGVVQVYDSKSSKEKLFPVADATTFFTDLHHILRVIAAGNIRTLCHHRLNLLEQKFNLHLMLNADREFLAQKSAPHRDFYNVRKVDTHVHHSACMNQKHLLRFIKSKLRKEPDEVVIFRDGTYLTLKEVFESLDLTGYDLNVDLLDVHADKSTFHRFDKFNLKYNPCGQSRLREIFLKQDNLIQGRFLGELTKQVFSDLEASKYQMAEYRISIYGRKQSEWDQLASWIVNNDLYSENVVWLIQIPRLYNIYKEMGIVTSFQNLLDNIFLPLFEVTVDPDSHPHLHLFLKQVVGLDLVDDESKPERRPTKHMPTPDQWTNIFNPAYSYYVYYCYANLYTLNKLRESKGMTTIKFRPHCGEAGDVDHLAAAFLTSHNIAHGINLRKSPVLQYLYYLAQIGLAMSPLSNNSLFLDYHRNPFPVFFLRGLNVSLSTDDPLQIHLTKEPLVEEYSIAASVWKLSSCDLCEIARNSVLQSGFSHALKTHWIGQQYYIRGPEGNDIHKTNVPHIRVEFRQMIWREEMQQVYLGKANIPEEVDK; encoded by the exons ATGGACAATTACTCACTACACTTAGCCATGGCGGCGCTAGTTGGCGCCTCCTTCGTCGCCGTGTCGGCGTATTACATGCACCGCAAAACCCTATCGCAGCTCCTTGACTTCGCTAAGTCCCTCGAGAATGAACGCCGCCGTGAAGAAGACGCAGCCGCAGCCGCAGCGGATGAGGATGATGTTGTGCCTCGTCATTTCCGGCGCCGAAGGAAGAAAAGCGTGGGACCTTATCGCCGTGGTTCGGCGTCTATGTCGGATGTCACGACTGTTGGAGGTGGCGGCGAGGTTGACGGTGATGATAAACGGAATGGTGTTCTTCCTGTTGATGGTATTCCGGTTGGATTGCCCAGGCTTCGCACCTTATCTGAAG GGAAAGCTACAAGCCTGGCTAGTTCAGCTAGTAGATCTACTCACCTAATTAGGCCTACATCTCCAAAGTCCCCTGGTGCAAGTGCATTTGAAAGTGTTGAAGGatcagatgatgatgatgatttcaCGGATAACTCTAAATTGGATCCCGCGTATCTCCTTTCTAACGGAAATACT GGATCTGAAACAAAAAGCCAATATCAGGATTTACCTGGGGATAGCAACAATGGAGATCAAATTCCTATAGCTACTACAAGCATGATTCGCTCTCACAGTGTATCTGGTGATCTGCATGGGGTTCAGCCTGATCCTATAGCTGCTGACATACTGAGAAAGGAGCCAGAACAGGAAACATTTGTCCGATTAAAAATCTCACCAAGTG AGACCCCTGCACCTGATGAAGTTGAATCTTATTTGGTTCTCCAAGAATGCCTTGAATTGAGAGAGAGTTATGTGTTCAGAGAAGGAATCGCTCCATGGGAAAGAGAAATTATATCTGATCCCAGTACGCCTAAACCTAACCTAAACCCCTTCCAGTATACTCCCGAGAAGAAGACTGAT CACATTTTTCGAATGGAGGATGGAGTAGTTCAAGTTTATGATAGTAAAAGCT ctaaagagAAGCTGTTCCCTGTTGCTGATGCAACAACCTTTTTCACTGATTTGCATCACATTCTTCGGGTTATTGCTGCTGGAAACATTCGGACCTTATGCCACCATCGGCTAAATTTACTGGAACAA AAATTCAATCTTCATTTGATGCTTAATGCGGATAGGGAGTTCCTTGCGCAAAAGAGTGCACCTCATCGTGACTTTTACAATGTCAGAAAAGTTGATACCCACGTTCACCATTCAGCATGCATGAACCAGAAGCATCTTTTGAGGTTTATTAAGTCAAAGCTGAGGAAGGAGCCTGATGAG GTTGTTATATTTCGTGATGGGACCTATTTAACTTTAAAAGAAGTTTTTGAGAGCCTGGATCTCACTGG ATATGATCTAAACGTTGATCTATTAGATGTTCATGCTGACAAGAGCACTTTCCATCGTTTTGATAAATTTAACCTCAAGTACAATCCTTGTGGTCAAAGTAGGCTCCGGGAAATTTTCCTCAAACAGGATAATCTCATCCAAG GACGATTTCTTGGAGAACTGACAAAGCAAGTTTTCTCTGACCTCGAGGCGAGCAAATATCAG ATGGCCGAGTACAGAATATCTATATATGGTAGAAAGCAAAGTGAGTGGGACCAACTGGCCAGTTGGATTGTTAACAATGATTTGTACAGTGagaatgttgtttggttgattcAG ATTCCAAGACTATATAACATATACAAGGAAATGGGGATAGTGACATCATTTCAAAACCTGCTTGACAACATATTCCTTCCTTTGTTCGAGGTTACTGTCGATCCAGATTCACATCCTCATTTGCACCTATTCCTGAAGCAG GTGGTTGGACTAGATCTGGTGGACGATGAAAGCAAACCCGAAAGACGCCCCACAAAGCATATGCCTACTCCAGACCAGTGGACCAATATCTTCAATCCAGCGTATTCGTACTATGTGTACTACTGTTATGCAAATCTCTATACACTAAATAAG CTGCGTGAGTCCAAGGGTATGACAACGATAAAATTCAGACCGCATTGTGGAGAG GCTGGCGACGTTGATCATCTTGCAGCAGCTTTCCTCACATCCCATAATATTGCTCATGGAATTAATTTGAGGAAATCTCCTGTACTTCAGTATCTCTATTATTTAGCGCAG ATTGGGCTGGCAATGTCTCCTCTTAGCAACAACTCTTTATTTTTGGACTATCATCGCAACCCTTTTCCTGTCTTCTTTTTGCGTGGTCTAAATGTATCCCTATCTACAGATGACCCATTACAGATTCATTTAACCAAGGAGCCGTTAGTGGAAGAATACAGCATAGCTGCCTCC GTGTGGAAGCTAAGTTCATGTGATTTGTGTGAGATTGCCCGTAATTCTGTCCTTCAATCTGGATTTTCTCATGCTTTAAAG ACTCATTGGATTGGACAACAGTACTACATAAGAGGACCAGAAGGGAACGACATTCACAAGACAAATGTACCTCACATACGAGTAGAGTTCCGTCAAATG ATATGGAGGGAGGAGATGCAGCAAGTGTATCTGGGAAAGGCTAATATCCCTGAAGAAGTTGACAAGTGA
- the LOC141587055 gene encoding protein SCO1 homolog 1, mitochondrial-like: MSGSSAITKSNQLHRYLRHLNLLHHRSYLTSPLSPLPHLSKSSSLSPINSYYRELNSFRLSHRYLSTSAPSPSSGDGEKSQGSQQSGADAGKSIRGSPVSWVSLLLLLVTGAGIVFYYDQEKKRHIEEIDTASNTVRQGPSVGQAAIGGPFKLINHEGKTVTDEDFLGKWTVMYFGFTHCPDICPDELLKLAVAVDKIKEKSGIEIVPVFISVDPERDTVEQVSEYVKEFHPKLIGLTGDPEEIRKVARAYRVYYMKTAEEGSDYLVDHSIVMYLMSPKMDFVKFYGKNNDIDELTNGIIKEVKQYKKK; the protein is encoded by the exons ATGTCAGGCAGCAGCGCCATAACCAAAAGCAACCAACTCCACCGTTATCTCCGCCATCTCAACCTCCTACACCACCGTTCTTACTTGACTTCTCCATTATCGCCATTGCCACACCTCTCCAAATCCTCTTCTCTCTCTCCTATCAACAGTTACTATAGGGAACTCAATTCCTTCAGATTAAGCCACAGGTACCTTTCCACTTCTGCACCATCTCCTTCTTCCGGCGATGGCGAAAAATCTCAGGGATCACAACAATCTGGTGCCGATGCTGGAAAATCCATTCGTGGATCG CCTGTTTCATGGGTGagcctccttttgttgcttgttacTGGAGCAGGGATTGTCTTCTACTACGACCAAGAAAAGAAGCGCCATATTGAAG AAATAGACACTGCCTCAAATACGGTACGACAGGGACCCTCTGTTGGACAAGCAGCTATTGGAGGGCCATTCAAGCTCATTAATCATGAAGGGAAAACTGTAACTGATGAAGACTTTTTGGGTAAATGGACTGTGATGTATTTTGGCTTTACTCATTGTCCTGATATCTGCCCTGATGAACTCCTGAAACTTGCTGTTGCAGTTGATAAAATAA AAGAAAAATCAGGAATTGAAATCGTACCAGTTTTTATATCGGTGGATCCTGAAAGAGATACCGTTGAGCAAGTTAGTGAGTATGTCAAAG AGTTCCATCCGAAGCTGATTGGATTAACTGGTGATCCAGAGGAGATCCGAAAAGTTGCTCGCGCATACAGAGTGTATTATATGAAGACAGCAGAGGAAGGCTCTGATTATCTCGTTGACCACTCTATCGTCAT GTACTTGATGAGTCCTAAAATGGATTTTGTTAAGTTCTATGGAAAAAATAATGATATTGATGAGCTTACCAATGGTATAATCAAAGAAGTGAAGCAGTACAAGAAGAAGTAG